In Debaryomyces hansenii CBS767 chromosome A complete sequence, a genomic segment contains:
- a CDS encoding DEHA2D01540p (similar to CA5602|IPF554 Candida albicans), translating into MSEEVPMQEQQKPHDSVEEPNEMETTSQQEIGEPTNDQGAPSNDESNAVNSRMEEMEKEAAKLRELHSQLSNDSNNDPSEEERRDIDSRSVYIGNVDYGSTPLELQQHFSSGGVVNRVTIPLNKFTGQPKGFAYLEFADIDGVNKAVATLDGSTFRDRELKVCAKRTNVPGMSSTNRGGGFPRGGGFRGRGGFRGGFRGRGPRGGRGGFRGGSRFTPY; encoded by the coding sequence ATGTCTGAAGAAGTACCTATGCAAGAACAACAAAAGCCTCATGATTCAGTAGAGGAACCGAATGAAATGGAGACAACTTCACAACAAGAAATAGGGGAACCTACCAATGATCAAGGAGCTCCTAGTAACGATGAATCAAATGCTGTGAACTCACGTATGGAAGAGATGGAAAAGGAAGCTGCTAAATTACGAGAGCTTCATTCTCAATTAAGCAATGACTCGAATAATGATCcttcagaagaagaaagacGAGACATTGATTCTCGTTCGGTGTATATTGGTAACGTGGATTATGGCTCGACTCCATTAGAATTACAGCAGCATTTTTCAAGTGGCGGAGTGGTTAACAGAGTTACTATACCcttgaataaatttacAGGGCAGCCTAAAGGATTTGCATATTTAGAGTTCGCTGATATTGATGGTGTCAATAAAGCCGTAGCAACATTGGATGGTTCGACCTTCAGAGATCGTGAGTTAAAAGTTTGTGCCAAGAGAACGAATGTCCCAGGAATGAGTTCTACAAATAGAGGTGGTGGTTTTCCAAGAGGAGGTGGTTTTAGAGGTAGGGGAGGCTTTAGAGGTGGTTTTAGAGGAAGAGGACCAAGAGGAGGAAGAGGAGGTTTCAGAGGAGGAAGCAGATTTACTCCATATTAA